A segment of the Lolium perenne isolate Kyuss_39 chromosome 3, Kyuss_2.0, whole genome shotgun sequence genome:
ATACACACGGTGAAGCCTTTTGTCGTGTTCCGAGAGGAAAACACACGGCAATACCTGATTGTCAGGGAATTGCTGTCGTTCCTTTGCTGAGTCTTTTGCACACACACAACAAAGGGAAAATCACTGCTAGTGACACCCTTCTTTTTTTCTATCTTGTTTATCTTTATTTTTATCTTTtagttttttctatttctttcttcttctacctttTATTATGATATAAAACATGCTTGTGTCTAATACATTAAATGTATTTCTTTTATGCCGCACATGCATTTATTTGGAGAGGCAAGCAAAAATATCTTGAACACTTATGTTGACCTTCACGAAACATTTATCTTGAACATCATGAACATTTATGTTGACCCTCTTGAACAATTATCTGAAGACATTATTTGAATTATTGAGCATATTTATGCTCCATTTTCTGACCAACAAGGGgaaattcatgtaaattccatccACTGATAGTTGGGACTTCGTTCTTGAAAATCTTGTTATTCATGTTGATAGAGATGCCCCATAATGCCGATATGATAATTTCCATAAAGAAAGGAGCATGCAACTTCTCTTTGAGAAGCCCCCTTGACCGATAGACTTCTTTATTGGTGCGGATAGATAAGATCACAGCTAAATTTTTCCCTAGAGACCCAGATTCCTTGATCTTTGTGATGTAGCGACAATGGAAGGAAATGCTTAGGTTTACATGACAATTTCGAAATCTATGAAAATTGAGGTGTGGCAGATTGAAACGCAGCCAAAACCTTGTATGTTTTTTTAGATGAGAAGTGCTTGTTGGCCCCAAACATAACTCCACACATCAGAAACATCTTCGTGCATATTACCAATATCTTCATGACCAACCTCTTTCATTTAGGTGGGCTTCCAAATTCATAATAGATTTCACTCGGAAGCAAAACTACACTGAGGTTGGATAATTATATTCATCTAAAGGAGGTTTAGCTACTCGTTTTGATTGTAGGTCAATGCATAAGTTGTACTTCtttaccatgttgacacgtccaaCAACAATGACCCGATGGACCAAAAGACTGGTGTCCATATGGATCAACTAGTTACTACCTAATTAACTCatgaagaggaagatgtgatGGTTGGCTGCTCTCGCAAAATAATGGATCAAGGTAATCATTTGCTCTCGCCAATGGGCCCAAGTGCCAATATCCTTGAGAACATCCAGGTCCTGACTAAATCATATATACATAAATTGTAATATAATGTATGCAAAATCAAAACAGCAATAAACTTCTATATTGAAATATTTCCTAGAACTTGTTGTCAGAAAATAAAATACGTCTAGGAAGTCGCAATGAAAATTCCATGCCATTGATTGTTACATTTTTTAGAAGATTAAAGAGTTACTATAGCAACACTTTGTTAATTACTCCAAAACAATACTACATCAGGCATGCAAGATGGGCAAACTACTATAAACATAATTATAAGTAACCATGTTAAAATATGGTACTTGGATAGTTGTATTCATCTAGTAGAAGAGATTTAGTTACTCGATTTGATTTCAATTTTATGCATAAGTTGTACTTATTTACCATGTATTATCGTATAACAACAATGGCAATGGTCAAAAATATCCCTTTTTGATCCTTTTTACTTTAACTTAATGAACATACATAGTCGTTGTTGGTTTTCAGAAAATAATAGTCCATAATAGTCATTTGTGTTATTTTTGGCTAATGGACCCAAGTGCAAATACATAGGCATGTAGGTTCTCTAATAAGAATGACATATGAATCTCCTATTCCTGGTCAAACCGATGTAGGAATTTTAAGATAGTGTAGCTTAAATTCTTAGTTGTCTACATTACAATCAAAACTTTGTGGTGTCTGGCTTATTGGAAGGAAAAAAGCAAACATTCCAATTAAGCATCTTCAAGCATTGTAATCTTAACTCGGAGACTACATTAAGTAAGCTACATGTAATCACACTGGCCATTGTGATCACATCGCTTGAATTTCTCATCTACAATTAACCTACTTATGTCTAATTTACGACGATAAATATACCCTTCATCAAGATAACCATGTGCACAATAGAAAAACTAAGTGAAGTTTTCATGTTGAAATAAttacaaaggaatttttccatctcGCATATCCTATATAACTGAATAAATGATCTCCACTAAGTTATTTCTCTACACATGCATGTTGCCACATCATCATTTGTGTTGTTTATTTTTCTGTACTATAAAAGATCTTTGTATCATCGAGTGAAAGGCGGAATAATGTCGGTTGTATGAACGCCATTGTTTCATTCCCTCCTCTCTTTATCCCATCGTCTCCGTCACTACGTCGCCCCACAACCCTTCAGCTCTCCCTTATTCATTTCATCAATATCACTTCtactaatcaattatataattaactCAGATTTTTTACGCATTTCTTCAAGTATAAATGGGTGGAATTTGCATATCTAGGTCCTTAGTTGGCTCCGCCAATGTTAAGACATATCTCAGAAGTAAATGAAAGAAGACAAAATGAATGCAAGACACTCATGTAAGAATCTCTACACAATTTTCAACAGGCTTAGCTATTCCATAAAAAAATCTTTAGAATATCTTCCTTCTCATTCCTTCGTATCAAAGGGCTACATACGAATTTTTTTCTATGGTTCAGTGATTCACAAATACACTGCTCAAGGTCAAAGGCATCCTTCACAAACTGTGTTGCAAGCTGAGGAATACGTATAGTACTAACAAAAACGTATTCCGCAATGCTTGACCCAGAGCAAACTCCTCGATACGGAGACGGTTTCCTCAGCTCTCTAGTCACCGAAAGCGTAAACTGGGAATATAACGACTTCTTCTTTGTCTTGCTCCCCTTCTTCGGACCCTCGCCATGGCTCCGCACGGGAACCGGCTCCTCCCCCTTCTCCTAGCCCTCCTCGCCGCGGCGGCGTCCGCTCCGTCCTCCGGCTACGGCGACGAGAGGGCGGTGGTGGAGGTATCCGGCGCGCCGGATGGGGTCGTGTGGGTGGCCCAGCTCTCGGATCTCCACTTCAGCGTGCACCACCCGGAGCGCGCCTACGACTTCCGGCGATATGTCGGCCCCGCGCTCGCCATGGTCAACCCCGATCTCGTATTCATCACCGGTGACCTGACAGGTGCGTATTCATATCCCCCTCCTCTCGCCCCGCTCAGTTTTGCTCATCCGGTTGATTCTTTGCCCTGTTTAAGGTCAATGGGTGATTTGGTCTTCGGTCTAGTTAGAATGGGCTCCTGTTTAATAAAATGTGGTGAATGGGTGGACGATTCGTTGAGGCATTGTATCGGTGAACGCCTAGGAGCACAATTTAGAGTGCTACAAATTCTAGTGTATCTGCGATAGTAGTATTGAACTGAATTCAGTATGTCGACCACCAGAATTCAGTATTTCGACCACAATTTAAGTAGAATGCAGTATCCGGCCCTTCAACCTTAAAGGCAAATATTGACAGTGTAGTGTAGTACTATGGGAGATGAAATTGGTCAATTAGCAGTTGCTTTGGGTACTTTTCCATCCACGTGAAAACCAGATGCGTTGGCAAATTCAGTACTGACGTTACAATTGAAGTACAAAATCCAGTATCAAACATGTTAAAGCTTACAACCTCTGGTACCAAGTGGCCGAAAACTGCCTGGTTGTTCAACACCAACAGTAACCAAGGCCACTGACTAAAGGCCTAAAGTTCAAAGTTACAAAAAACTAGAGACAGAACAAACATACTAGCTATATGAAGTCGTCACAGGCCCTCTTAATATCGCAGTGTTAAGGTGCGGACTACTGATGATTTTTTATCGGATCCAACAGATGAACTCGAAATGGCTACATTTGACTGAATTATTTTTGATAGACAGATACTTTTACATTTCTTCTTCCAGCCAACGGTACCGATAAACCTGTTCAGTTTACAGTTTTAACTGGATAGCAAGAACAACCAGCACTACAACTCCAATTCGTTCTAGACCAAGGTTCTATTAAGCGCTAAACGCTGAGCGAGCGTTTTGCCTCCACCTTTCCCTTTTCTAAAGTATTAAAGCGCTAAGTGCAATTAATTGCACACTTACACGCTAGTAGTTTTGCCTCCGCTCAGTGCTTAGGCGTGCGCTTAGGAGCACCTTAATTTAACGCTGTTCTAGACTGCTCTCGAAACATCAACTAATTAAGCACTCTTATGATCAAAAGACATGAAACCAAGCTTGATTCATTTGAAATGGTGTCCAGATCCCATATAGGATATACATGATTACATATGATGATTACTCTCAAGTCTGAAtatgttttttgctttgtttgttagaTGGAAAAAGCAAAGATCTACTAACAATGAAGCAAAACGAGGTTGAGTGGATAGAATATAGAAGTACAATGAAGGATGTCATTGAAAGAAGCAAACTTCCAAGCAGAATTTTTTATGATCTGAGAGGAAACCATGACAGTTTTGGTGTACCCACATCTGGTGGGGACTATGACTTCTATCAGAAGTATAGCATCAATGCTAAATCAGGACGACAAGGGCGTGTGCAAAGCGTCACTTTAGAGGTCAGTGTTTGTGCTTCTATACATGATTGCACATCTGCAACCTGTCATCTAGAATGTAAACACTATATTGCCTCTTATTTCTTTAGCATCTTTTTTTTATGAAAATATTTATTTAGCATCTTGCATGTTTACTGTCAAATTTTATATCTGGTTGCAATCCTTTGCTGAATACACCTTGACATAACATATGGTAGATCTGTGGATGGATCTGCAGAATAGTGGCCGGAAGCACCTGTTTGTTGGCTTTGATAGCACAATGGAGATCGGTCTTAGAGGCCCGACCAATTTATTTGGGCATCCGACTGACAAACAGCTTATAGAGCTGGATCAGTCACTGTCGCAGTGGGACACTGAATTCGACAAGGCTCCAGTGACTAAAACCACAGTTGGGCACTTCCCCCTGTCTTTCTCAGCATTAACCGAATCAGGAAAAAGTATCAAGGATGTATTTCTAAAGCACTCCGTAGCAGCATACTTGTGTGGACATCTTCACTCCAGGTTTGGCAAGAATTTGAAGCGCTACTATCATCGGATAACTCAAGATCCTTCATTATACGAACAGTACTACCAATTTAACATGCACCAAGGATACGCAATCCAGAGTGCTAAAGAGAACTGTTCAGAAGAAGCTGCACATATTGAGGAGTTCTGGGAGTGGGAGATGGGCGATTGGAGAAGGAGAAGAACTATGAGGATATTGGCAATTGATGATGGTTATGTCTCCTTCACTGACATAGATTTCAGTTTAGGCTCGAAGAGTATAATTATAGTTCCTACCTTTCCTCTAGACTCGAGATTCATGCAGAGACGCTCTGCTCCTCGTGATTTCAATTGCCATGTCAAGGGAGCTTCAACTTTTGATACAGTGCGGGCTCTTGTCTTCTCTCGACAAGAGATAGTGTCTGTGTCAGTAAAGATATATGACTCAAGACCAGGAAATCTTGAAGTGGTATTCGACACTGAAATGAAAAGAGTGAGTGCTAATGAATCTAGAGGAGATATGTATTTAGTTCCATGGAACTGGAGGGCATTTGCAGATCCTTCACCAAACAGATATTGGCTCCAAATTGAAGTGATGGATATAACAGGTGACACTAGTGTCAGTCAGTTGAGGCCGTTCTCTGTAAATGGGTTGTTTGCCAAAGTTAGCTGGACTTGGAAGGAATTTTTCGTAATGGGCATTCAATGGGCTTCATTATATCATCTCACTCTGCGGTGTGCTCTTGCCCTGATTTTCGTAATGCTTCTTGTACCACGAGCTTTGATTGTGTTATTCAAATATCAATCTGGTTACACATATCTACGAGCCAACGGTAGTCAGTGGACATTGTTGAAGTATCTGGTTGGTGGCTTTATCTGGCTTTTTATTGAGCTGTCCAGGACGATTCTTGTGTGGTTTTTTCTATGGGTGTATATAATCTATTTGTTGGTCTTCCCTTGGTTGTTTGGTCACCCTCTAACTGAGGACAGTGGCCTCGCATATATGACATACAGAGGCTGGACTCTTAAACGATCCAACGAAGCTTTTCATGCTGGCAGTCCAGACGTCATGGTCATTGTTCTACCTCACCTTTGTTTTGTGGTACTACCTACAATTTTGATATTAGCTGCAATGGCTGCTGAGAGAACAGCATTCCGGGAACATTATTTTTCTCAATCAGGAAAGAAGAAAGATGACCACTTCCAAAAGAGCAGGAGACAAGTAGAACGTGATAGTTTATGGAGTGGTCGCTGGATAAGGAAAATTCTCATTGTTCTTTGCCTGGTGATCCTATGGAAACATTGGAAGGTATATCTTTGAATACATGCAAATGCTATGTGCCTTCAGTTTTGCCAGTTTGAAGAAATCGCTGACAATTTTTCATTGTGCAGCAATGCAGAGGTCTTGTTAAGGCTTATGCAATGAACCCTCTGCTCCATTCTCCAGTATATTTCTACTTTGTACCAGCGCTCATAGTATTTTCTGTGTACAAAACCTCGTCCATTTAACTGCTTCGAAGCCATGCTCGGACCACCATGCTATACTTCAGCGCACCCGCAAAGACGCTATAAATGAATCACCTTCGAAAACACTACAAATCGGGTACCTAGAAGGCTAATACTCGCAACCAAAGGTGTATTTGTCGGATCACCCATCTAATTCTTCTTTTTTATCTCTTTTGGAAAGGAGATCTGTTAGGTCATCTAACATGCATAAAGATATTGTCAACGTTGTAATTCATAAACTATGGCATCTCTTCAGACCGAGCAGTTAGGAACTAGTAGCACTGAATAGTTATGTACTGAATGAAGTGAATCATTACTGCTTGGTAGTTTCCTCTTTCGATCTTTCAAAAGAAATATTTTCTCCTTCCTTGGTTGATCATGTGCTTTGTAGTACCCTGTATCATTGTGATGAACCAACAAATATGCGGCCTGCTGTTGGGGAATGGATTTTGAGTTTCATGGTTGCTTACCCTTCTTTATACTGGAGCAGTATGTGTAGTCGCTTGAAGATTGGGAGTTCTTGGATATTTACTTTGGCTCATAAGTGTAGATGCACATATATGTAATCGATGGGAACACATATATGTCTATTTTGGTTCAAGGGATTATCTAGTCGATGGAAACAATCTTGTGGTATATTGGAAGCAAACCAGCTGCTATGAAACACAATTTTCCTAGATGGAAACAATCTTAAGTTTGGATAATAAATCGTCACATTATAAACATTCGTTTAGATCTATCAAATTATTATGGTattgaatttttttttgtataatCAAAAAATTCTTCTAAGGAAGCAAACTACTGTGAGTCATAGAAACGAAATTGTCACATTATAAACATTCCTTTAGATCTAATCGAAATTATTATGGTATTGGAAGCAAACTTGTGTAGCATTGGAATCAAAATTTTCTAGGAAGCAAACTACTATGAGACATAGAAACGAATCTTACAGCAGTAAAAAACTCGAGAATGAGTAGTGATTATCATGAATAATTTTGGTCTTGTAAATAGAGGATGCATGACTGCTTCCACCATCAAACGCTAATCCCTCAAAGAACTCCAAAAATGGTGGGATTAGATGTCCTTGCTGGTAGTTATTACTACCAATGGGATGGCCCATAATGCGCATCGCCCAATTGAAGTAGTCTCTCTACTTGGCGAACAAAATGTGTCAATTTCTTCATGCTCCTATTACAACACATTGGACAACGGCTAAACAAATATTGTGTTATGTTCATGGTACACTCGAAGTCAGCATTACTTTTCAAAGGTCATCCTATACTCTCCTTAGTGTTTTCTCGGATGCGAACTGGGCATGATATCTTGATGACAGATGTTCTAGTGGTTGATTGCCATATTCTTTGGCTCCAAACTCATCTCACGGAGTGACCGAAAACATGCTACCATCTCTCGCTCCAGCACCGAAGTCCAATACAAAGTTGTGGCCAATGTCACGGCTGAAATTATTTGGGTACAAGCTTTGCTTCGCTAGCTCGAGGCATCACTCCTTGCCTCTGGTGTGACAATTTAGGTGCCACATAATTATCTGTAAATATCCAGTCTTCCATACCAGCACTAAACATACTGAAATTAATTTTCATTTTGCGAGAGAAAGAGTTGCAAGCAAAGAACCCGGGCGGTCAAATTCGTATCAACTAAAGATCAGCTGGCACATGGTTTTACAAAGGCGCTTCCTATTGAGTCACTCGAAGAATTCAACCGTAATCTCAACCTCTACATTTCTTCCACGGCTTAGATTAAGGCAGGTGTTAGACAAACAAttgtattagagcatctccagtcgcgtcccccaaacggcgccgaatcgagcgtttgggggacatgttttgttcgtgtcgcgtttgggggacgtcgctttccagtcgcgtccccaaacgccgcccccaaacactaAATAAGGGTTTTTGACAACACAACCATTTATTAAATATAACATacatacaaataaatatgtttgcggagattgttttcaaattaaaatacaacaaacaataaaacaactaaaTAAATGtaaataaatagggctagatcaaTGTGCCGCGGCATTTGCTGATAATCCTTTGATTCTCCATAAatactcaacgagatcagcttgaagttgctcgtgaacattgatatcacggatctctgcgtgcatggcgaaaaaatcagcaaaatctgcaggcaactcatgatcaaccttcgcaagagggccttgacactcatagggatcaacatgtgtcctggcatgattcttgcggtcatcctcgatgatcatgttgtgcatgatcacacaagcctgcatcacctcccatatttgatcgtgagaccagcttagagcagagtACCGGACAATTGCAAATTAAGCTTGAAGCATACCAAATGCCCGCtcaacatccttcctgcaagcctcctgtcacgcagcaaagtgggaattcttctgacctgatggattcgagattgttttgacaaaagtggcccatgttggatgaaggagatatgccctagaggcaataataaagtggttattatttatatctttatgtttatgataaatgtttatatatcatgctagaattgtattaaccgaaacattagtacatgtgtgatatgtagacaaacaagaagtccctagtatgcctcttaaactagcttgttgattaatggatgattagtttcataatcatgaacattggatgttattaataacaaggttatgtcattgtgtgaatgatataatggacacacccaattaagcgtagcataagatctcgtcattaagttatttgctataagctttcgatacatagttacctagtccttatgaccatgagatcatgtaaatcacttataccagaaaggtactttgattacaccaaacaccactgcgtaaatgggtggctataaaggtgggattaagtatccggaaagtatgagttgaggcatatggatcaacagtgggatttgtccatcccgatgacggatagatatactctgggccctctcggtggaatgtcgtctaatgtcttgcaagcatatgaatgagttcataagagaccacataccacggtacgagtaaagagtacttgtcaggagacgaggttgaacaaggtatagagtgataccgaagatcaaacctcggacaagtaaaatatcgcgagacaaagggaattggtaatatatgtgtatggttcattcgatcactaaagtcatcgttgaatatgtgggagccattatggatctccagatcccgctattggttattggtcggagtgagtactcaaccatgtccgcatagttctcgaaccgtagggtgacacacttaaagttggatgttgaaatggtagtacttgaattatggaatggagttcgaatatttgttcggagtcccggatgagatcccggacatcacgaggagttccggaatggtccggagaataagattcatatataggatgtcattttatgtgaaataaaatgtcgcggaaggttctatggaaggttctagaaggttctagaaaagtccggaagaaaccaccaaggaaggtggagtccacaagggactccacctccatggccggccagccctagatggggtggagtcccaagtggactccaccatagggggccggccacccccacatgggaggtgggaatcccacctttgggtgggagtcctagttgggctaggtttccccctcctatggaaggttttggtttcgggtcttattcgaagacttggacaccaacacttgggatccacctatataatgaggggccaagggagggggccggccaccccaagactataagctggccgccccccttgagtggccggccaccccctcccaaaccctagctttgctcctccactccatattgcccgcgtagcttagcgaagctccgccggacttctacaccgccaccgacaccacgccgtcgtgctgtcggattcaagaggagctactacttccgctgcccgctggaacggggaggtggacgtcgtcttcatcaacaaccgaacgtgtgaccgagtacggaggtgctgcccgttcgtggcgccggaaccgatcgtgatcaagatcttctacgcgcttttgcaagcggcaagtgatcgtctaccgcagcaacaagagcctcctcttgtaggctttggaatctcttcaagggtgagactcgataccccctcgttgctaccgtcttctagattgcatcttggcttggattgcgtgttcgcggtaggaaaatttttgttttctatgcaacgttatcgtacagtggtatcagagccgtgtctatgcatagatggttgcacgagtagaacacaatggtttgtgggcgttgatgctcttgttatctttagtttgagtactttgcatctttatggcatagtgggatgaagcggctcggactaactttacatgaccgcgttcatgagacttgttcctcgttcgacatgcaacttgtattgcataagaggctttgcgggtgtctgtctctcctactatagtaaagattcaatttactcttctattgaaaacattagtatcaacgttgtggttcatgttcgtaggtagattagatctctctcgaaaaccctaaaccacgtaaaatatgcaaaccaaattagagacgtctaacttgtttttgcagggtttggtgatgtgatatggccataatgtgatgatgaatatgtatgagatgatcattattgtattgtggcaaccggcaggagccttatggttgtctttaaatttcatgttgagtagtatttcaaagtagttgtaatagttgctacatggaggacaatcatgacgacggcgccattgaccttgacgctacgccgacgatgatggagatcatgcccgaagatgatggagatcatatccgtgctttggagatgaagatcaaaggcgcaagaacaaaagggccatatcatatcacatatgaactgcatgtgatgttaatcctttttatgcatcttattttgcttagatcgcgacggtagcattataagatgattcctcactaaaatctcaagataataaagtgttcatccttagtagcaccgttgccaagtcttgtcgtttcgaagcacctcgtgatgatcgggtgtgatagattcaataagtacatatgacgggtgcaagacagttttgcatatgcggatactaaggtggccttgacgagcctagcatgtacagac
Coding sequences within it:
- the LOC127345077 gene encoding putative metallophosphoesterase At3g03305; protein product: MAPHGNRLLPLLLALLAAAASAPSSGYGDERAVVEVSGAPDGVVWVAQLSDLHFSVHHPERAYDFRRYVGPALAMVNPDLVFITGDLTDGKSKDLLTMKQNEVEWIEYRSTMKDVIERSKLPSRIFYDLRGNHDSFGVPTSGGDYDFYQKYSINAKSGRQGRVQSVTLENSGRKHLFVGFDSTMEIGLRGPTNLFGHPTDKQLIELDQSLSQWDTEFDKAPVTKTTVGHFPLSFSALTESGKSIKDVFLKHSVAAYLCGHLHSRFGKNLKRYYHRITQDPSLYEQYYQFNMHQGYAIQSAKENCSEEAAHIEEFWEWEMGDWRRRRTMRILAIDDGYVSFTDIDFSLGSKSIIIVPTFPLDSRFMQRRSAPRDFNCHVKGASTFDTVRALVFSRQEIVSVSVKIYDSRPGNLEVVFDTEMKRVSANESRGDMYLVPWNWRAFADPSPNRYWLQIEVMDITGDTSVSQLRPFSVNGLFAKVSWTWKEFFVMGIQWASLYHLTLRCALALIFVMLLVPRALIVLFKYQSGYTYLRANGSQWTLLKYLVGGFIWLFIELSRTILVWFFLWVYIIYLLVFPWLFGHPLTEDSGLAYMTYRGWTLKRSNEAFHAGSPDVMVIVLPHLCFVVLPTILILAAMAAERTAFREHYFSQSGKKKDDHFQKSRRQVERDSLWSGRWIRKILIVLCLVILWKHWKQCRGLVKAYAMNPLLHSPVYFYFVPALIVFSVYKTSSI